ctgccgtttggcatccttattcaacggtccggttgtacgacgcctggcgcacatatcgccttgggccaCGGGATTGGGTCTCTCTTgggtctctgtgtggggcggggccggtgctcgtcaccctgcaggactcctggggcggggccggtgctcgtcaccctgcaggactcctggggcggggccggtgctcgtcaccctgcgggactcctggggcggggccggtgctcgtcaccctgcgggactcctggggcggggccggtgctcgtcaccctgcgggactcctggggcggggccggtgctcgtcaccctgcaggactcctggggcggggccggtgatcgtcaccctgcgggactcctggggcggggccggtgctcgtcaccctgcggaactcctggggcggggccggtgttcgtcaccctgcgggactcctgaggcggggccggtgctcgtcaccctgcaggactcctggggcggggccggtgctcgtcaccctgcaggactcctggggcggggccggtgctcgtcaccctgcgggactcctggggcggggccggtgctcgtcaccctgcaggactcctggggcggggccggtgctcgtcaccctgagggactcctggggcggggccggtgctcgtcaccctgcgggactcctggggcgggccggtgctcgtcaccctgcgggactcctggggcggggccggtgctcgtcaccctgcgggactcctggggcggggccggtgctcgtcaccctgcaggactcctggggcggggccggtgctcgtcaccctgcgggactcctggggcggggccggtgctcgtcaccctgcgggactcctggggcggggccaGTGTTCGTCACCCTgcgggactcctggggcggggccggtgctcgtcaccctgcaggactcctggggcggggccggtgctcgtcaccctgcaggactcctggggcggggccggtgctcgtcaccctgcgggactcctggggcggggccggtgctcgtcaccctgcaggactcctggggcggggccggtgctcgtcaccctgcgggactcctggggcggggccggtgctcgtcaccctgcgggactcctggggcggggccggtgctcgtcaccctgcgggactcctggggcggggccggtgctcgtcaccctgcgggactcctggggcggggccggtgctcgtcaccctgcgggactcctggggcggggccggtgctcgtcaccctgcgggactcctggggcggggccggtgctcgtcaccctgcgggactcctggggcggggccggtgctcgtcaccctgcaggactcctggggcggggccggtgctcgtcaccctgcgggactcctggggcggggccggtgctcgtcaccctgcaggactcctggggcggggccggtgctcgtcaccctgcgggactcctggggcggggctggtgctcatcaccctgcgggactcctggggcggggccggtgctcgtcaccctgcgggactcctggggcggggccggtgctcgtcaccctgcgggactcctggggcggggctggtgctcatcaccctgcgggactcctgggctccccaatcatctgcctgtctgtgCTTCTTTGCTGTGAGGCATATTAGTTTCcggtgattggcgtcactcgtttcgcgaatgggcttggcgtttcacctttccgtgCTTGGCGATTAAAGATGAAACGAGTACGCCGGGCCGCATCCGATCCCacaatcgtcgtcgcccctaaatcaacaacaacaacaacataataataataataataataataattattattattattattattattattattattattattattattattattattttaataataataataataataataataataataataataataatactaataataattattattattattatagcttgACATGTAGGATGAGGAAATGTAAGTAGAAacttaggggctattcatgcccgtgccacctcttgtgtgtggcttaatctttatcagtcatcAATCAGTAAGTAGAAAATAGTTACATAATGTCAGTCCTTTTATCAGACACTGCAATATTCTTTTATTCttttcggtctctctctctctctctctctctctctctctctctctcactctctctccctctctctctctctctctctctctctctctctctctctctctctctctctctctctctctctctctctctctctctctctctctctctctctgtctccctctctctctctctctgtctccctctctctctctctgtgtctccctctctctctctctctctctccctctctctctctctgtctggttgatacctggttgatacctggttgatggggttctgggagttcttctattccccaagcccggcccgaggccaggcttgacttgtgagagtttggtccactaggctgttgcttggagtggcccgcaggcccacatacccaccacagcccgatttctccggcactccttggaggaaagaatctagtttcctcttgaagatgtccacagttgttccggcaatatttcttatgctcgtccTCTGTGTGGTTATTTGTTTTTCTTTTGGTAGGCATCCCGTTACCCAGCTTAGGTTTCTTCTGTATACAACtgctgtgggttgcatcctggggaaggtcagacgGTGGCCTAAGGCTGACCTCGATcagcctaacaggcttcctgtccccgatatCTGGAAACACTAAACCACATCTTACCTTGGCAGGACGGAGGCGGAATGGCAGACCTTGTGGAGCAAGGAGAGACTAGCGCTGTGTCGGGCTCGGTTACGGTACAACTTGGACTCCATCTGCGGCAAAGACGTCTACCGCAGGTCGCTCAAGACGCCGCCGCCATCACACCATCAGCACCAGAAACAACACCACCTCGTTAAGCGCACCACTGATATATGTGTCCATGTTCACGGTGAGTATTAACATAAGAGACATGGGATCCATACattgtttcaaacgtaggttaggcatatatatatatatatatatatatatatatatatatatatatatatatatatatatatatatatatatatatatttatatatatatatatatatatatatatattaatgagttTAGGTGGACATAATCAGTAGCAGCCTCGTGTGgactaataggctttctacaattttcTTAATTCTTAtgaattatatattttgaaataaGGGATTCTTCAGCTTCTTACGAGAAATAGCATTTACATTATTTCACTGCATTTCCCCATACAAGAACATAAGTCATTATGATACTGTGTTAAATTAGTAACCGGTGAGCACAGAAATACATCTGACTCACTTTAGAGTCATCCGTTTGGGTCTATCTTGTGAGCACTACTATCTCTGAGTCATTCCCGTGAGTCTACAGTCTCTTGAGTCCTGCTATCTCTGAGTCATTCCCGTGAGTCTACAGTCTCTTGAGTCCTGCTATCTCTGAGTCATTCCCGTGAGTCTACAGTCTCTTGAGTCCTGCTATCTCTGAGTCATTCCCGTGAGTCTACAGTCTCTTGAGTCCTGCTAACTCTGAGTCATTCCCGTGAGTCTACAGTCTCTTGAGTCCTGCTATCTCTGAGTCATTCCCGTGAGTCTACAGTCTCTTGAGTCCTGCTAACTCTGAGTCATTCCCGTGAGTCTACAGTCTCTTGAGTCCTGCTATCTCTGAGTCATTCCCGTGAGTCTACAGTCTCTTGAGTCCTGCTATCTCTGAGTCATTCCCGTGAGTCTACAGTCTCTTGAGTCCTGCTAACTCTGAGTCATTCCCGTGAGTCTACAGTCTCTTGAGTCCTGCTAACTCTGAGTCCTCCAGCTGGCAATGATGCACTTACATACGCGGGGCAATAACTTTATCATCTTTTTCAGATTGCGTTCaatttacctgagtttacctgagagccactaacactagttacctcgacgagaacaggaagctggcggcttgtcgaaggtcccgccgtttgccttgatcttttccagctgtacttcAAACGTTTACAGAGTTTTGGTATTTACGCAACTCATTCTCCtttttagatagtagtttttgtaactacgtgcaccatagtacaaagattgtcgttctaagcaattagatagtagaactttgtactattcactttatagacgGAAAAAATGACACTAaaatcaaacttaaatattcctaggcctagtatagcacacacacatatatactatattaggcctcggatatagtgcattaggcctaggaaggttagtttagtttgtctttgcaacataagtagaaaatagttttcctgtttgtccaactcaatacttTATAATTTCTACTTTCTACTTTCGTTGTACggtggtatatatatactatggtcctcatcgttactaaagGTACTACCACAACCGGAGGATGGGCTGCATTTACGGAAGGCGGTTCCATTGGTTtacaaccctgtgggtgaaaaaagcATCTCCTATTTTGAGTCCAACATTGTAGCCTATTGAGCTTGAAACCCTTGCTCCTTGTTTGTATTACATTTGACCTTTTGAATAAATCCATGATTTCTTTCTTGCCTTGATCTGTAGTAATATTtagtctggatcaacatcctccaaattgtttagtatttaaaAAGTTTCAGTAAGATCagtcctgtcatgcctggtttacaGTGTTGTTAGCCTAGTGACccgtcaaccgttcctgatacgtcagttgacttagctctggaatgatttttgttgcccggtgttccaCCTTCTCCAAAGCAGCTATAtgcttctgaagatgaggtctccatgcttggatacagtaatacaaatgggggcgcaccagagatttatacaattgaatcactacTCCTTTTTTTCCTTGACGTCAAAGGTACTTGATAATTATTAAAGATTATTCCAAATGTTTCGTTAGCTTTTTTGACTGCTGCCCCCACCTGCTGTGCAACTTTCactgagtggtggattttgactctaaggtccttttcttcagtccgttgtaatgtaatgttattaatttggtagttgtggggCGGGTTGTTATGCTCCTCGTCCAGGGTCTtgcatttgtcaatattaaaaagcatttgccagacatctgaccatttgtggcgTTGCTGCACATTTCCTGCATGACTAATTTCTTCTAATGCATGTGACTTTTACTTCAAACCTCGTTTATGCTAGTGCGTCAGAGTGCCGTTTGAAGGGATGTTTGtcctagtgagagagagagacgcatttAAAGGAACATGTATAGTACtggaagttagtttagttcatttattatgcaccctatacccatcttgtgggcggtagtggaaagggttacagaggcacacaatgggctcagggactgaaccccacaattcatttagctaagcaagttacaatcttgatgagctagttacaaaattcaatataagtcgtcacatcaacaatgggttcgagatcgacctcaagtacaggttctaaattaagcaactgacatatgtggagagctagtgtcaaaattgatatgtttgtcctgcacaccgccccccatccagtgggcagcggtggataggttacaatcactcagtcactacctacagttagcaaactggggatatttggctaaaatttctggtagcagatcattttgaatgaaatatttacacatcgctggaacattggttatagaattgtctctaaattcacgtatcttttcgcactccatcacatagtgacggagggtgtgcgaataattttgttgacacagtttacatttggtcaggtctacatcggcaaacaatgagaattcccagagatacttgtaaccgagtctaagccgagcagttgtaacatctagaagtctgctgatattattggatgatccatagatgtgtggctcctcttgcatgatagtatgatgatagatggaattactggtgtcaatttcactttgcctcagatctacaagatcttgttgaagttctcggtgtactgctgctctcagattgctcattgacaatccaaggttacactcaacgtctcctttaaaggcagattctttgactaacttatcagctctatcatgcattcggaggccaacatgagatggagaccacatgaaatggactctgttaccatccttaataattttgttgtatttgtgtctagcttcggacacgagcatgttacagttatgtcttaaagagttgagagcatttaaggatggtaaggagtcacttacaattaatgtatcaagtttggagacttgtacacatttcagtgcaaggatcaaggtaaatagttcggtctgaagggtagaggcccaattgttcatacggactccccactcaaagtacaagccatcgcccattgtcagaacaactgcacttccagctgcacccgtggtgcggaagAGAACAACTATTCAAGACTTTGTTTTTTCTAGTGGTGGAGGAAAACCACGATCAACCTGCAATTGTTAATGAGGAGGAGCGTGCAGTTTtggtattattatttttttttgcagggatattcctgcacgggccctaagcctctggctggctggcccgctaagtgttgcttgtttctgttttaccttgggcggagtatgagtatttattactcgtatggtcgcttcaataAGATTTTGTCCCCATGTGttgaacaacttcttctgctctgttgaatctaagttgaaatcttaatgggtttataactgtgcactgtgttagataatgttccagtgatctgtcgggcatttctccagtgctgacatttcctctcatcttccggaacctgtaagcctatttcccatgtacATGGGTACATGGTACATACAtgggcctgatgcgatgtaagtgtacttctgttgttctactgctccctttcatcaaactaagtggttcgtagttggttgaattcttgtaccaacccgcagatcctgatgttgcaactgctgtgtcatggtcactgtacatcatctgcattgctctgtttctaattactttcttaatctgtggtagactctgtggtatgttggcctccgaatgcatgatagagctgataagttagccaaagaatctgcctttaaaggagccgttgagtgtaaccttggattgtcaatgagcaatctgagagcagcagtacaccgagaacttcaacaagatcttgtagatctgaggcaaagtgaatttgacaccagtaattccatctatcatcatactatcatgcaagaggagccacacatctatggatcatccaataatatcagcagacttctagatgttacaactgctcggcttagactcggttacaagtatctctgggaattctcattatctgccgatgtagacctgaccaaatataaactgtgtcaacaaaattattcgcacaccttccgtcactatgtgatggagtgcgaaaagatacgtgaatttagagacaattctataaccaatgttccagcgatgtgtaaatatttcattcaaaatgatctgctaccagaaattttagccaaatatccccagtttgctaactgtaggtagtaactgagtgattgtaacctatccaccgctgcccactggatggggggcggtgtgcagaacaaacatataaattttgacactagctctccacatatgtcagttgcttaatttagaacctgtacttgaggtcgatctcgaacccattgttgatgtgatgacgtatattgaattttgtaactagctcatcaagattgtaacttacttagctaaatgaattgtggggttcagtccctgagcccattatgtgcctctgtaaccctttccgctaccgcccacaagatgggtatggggtgcataataaatgaactaaactaactaaatgtaaatgtctacatttcttcttttagttgcaagttttgcagcttcatctTCAATATcaattcctattattcccacatggcttggcacccagttgataagtacctgaCGTCCTtgatgtttgagtgtttgcattaatgatatgacatttgtgatcagatggatgttatcatgtatgtgtgttcttgttgcaaggtttcaatggcagttttCGAATCTGTatatatgataacatgttgtcggtgttcagcaagagcatgttccaaagccttttgaatggctagcatctctgtttgtaaagttgaacactcatttgagtctccaactatttacagtgtCCTGCTTTAACCTGCAGTTCtgatttcttgtccctgctggtctactgatccatctgtgaagtaagtgaagctgtcgggtgccatgtttgcttctatatgcatctgtgcaatgttacgtagcagatgaggatttgtctggttcttttttccttcatgaaccataatcttaaagtctgctggcggagattcccaaggggcttttataacaaagtctgcatgtatttcatcAACAtctctctcagtgactgtgtttgttatatcgaatgtattgatggtgtttatcgcacagtgggtccacctgttgctattggaggctcttctgtccagagttagtgctccagtgattatatctttaagtgaactgattataggtctagtcaatatcttggtcagcatacaCGCAgtaatcccttttacccttatttcaatcgatgttagcttggtttctagtcttaggttcagtattttagtccatctgggagctcctgttatgactcgcattgcatcattttgaatagcctcaacgtttgcccactgaccagaagaaagagtgagtaaggcaggcgctgcataatcaactagggaacgaacggcgtgtatgtaaaacattcttatcactttgtgtcccgctcctagacggggccctgtgattgctctcattataatcAGTCGTGACTTTCCTttcttcagatattgaatttgcttgttgaatgtcattttaaaatctatccacactctgagatattgatattgtgtaacccactgaaggtcaatgtcttgaatgcgtagatgcctgtctggagtgttgccgcctatAAGATTCGCTATAAAAGAACATAATATGAAGAATTAAGGAAATTGTAGTACTGTAactctattggcctatacgaggcagctcaaatTAAATCTGTCCaaactcattcacacacacatatataattatTCTGTTTGTTTAGTTAGTAGCATTGCGAATAAAAAGCTTACTCACTCATGTTACAGAAGCGGGTGGAGAGAGTGCCGAGGATAACactgagaagagagaaaagagtctGGATGGGGCAGAGAGCATCCTTCCATCCACTACAATTGAGATCAATCCATCCACTCCGGATACCGGACAGGAGAGCGTCCAGGCCAGGTTTGGAGGGTAGTCTGTGGGGTTTGATAGACGGGTTGGGAGGGATGCAAGGGGCAGGGGGATAGACGGGTTGGGAGGGATGCAAGGGGCAGGGGGATACAAACTATGAGAGTGAAGGCAATAGGTAGGACATTGTTCTGTTACTACGTCCTCATATCCCTAATTCCCAAGTGCTCTTCTCTCTTGTCCAATTCCTGAAGTGTTGATGTGACTAACTATAGTACCACAGTCTACAGGATGGGGCTCGCAATAACCCAATTAATCTCTCCCCCTTCACAGGTCTCCATTTTTAAGCGTCCATCAAGCAAATTTGTTTGTGACGACGTGGGTCGGTGGGAGAGGCCGTCGAGGCCCCCAGCACCGCCTGCGTCGACAGTCCCCCTCCATCACAGCTGAGTGCTGCACGGCCGTCGGCTGCACCTGGGAGGAGTATGCTGAGTACTGCCCAACCTCCAGCAGGCTGCGGGCTGGAGTAACACTCATCTGAGGGTGACATCTTGACTCGACGAAGAACGACACGTGATACAGGCTCTACAGGAGCT
This DNA window, taken from Procambarus clarkii isolate CNS0578487 chromosome 40, FALCON_Pclarkii_2.0, whole genome shotgun sequence, encodes the following:
- the Ilp7 gene encoding uncharacterized protein Ilp7, producing the protein MNFIFDMTSPKMTNLYTSLFSSPQMALLLAAMFVIAAISWALDPDLIRQIESRTEAEWQTLWSKERLALCRARLRYNLDSICGKDVYRRSLKTPPPSHHQHQKQHHLVKRTTDICVHVHEAGGESAEDNTEKREKSLDGAESILPSTTIEINPSTPDTGQESVQARSPFLSVHQANLFVTTWVGGRGRRGPQHRLRRQSPSITAECCTAVGCTWEEYAEYCPTSSRLRAGVTLI